A genomic window from Solanum stenotomum isolate F172 chromosome 10, ASM1918654v1, whole genome shotgun sequence includes:
- the LOC125842182 gene encoding linoleate 9S-lipoxygenase 2-like, whose amino-acid sequence MLGQIVGGLFGPPDGSKKLKGTVVMMNKNALGFTDLAGSLTDTVSDVLGQKVSFQLISSVQGDPTNGLQGKHSNPAYLENSLFTLPPLTADETSFGVTFDWNEEFGVPGAFIIKNTHINEFFLKSLTLEDVPNHGKVHFVCNSWVYPSFSYKSDRIFFVNQPYLPSKTPELLRRYRENELLTLRGDGTGKREAWDRIYDYDIYNDLGNPDEGKENVRTTLGGSAEYPYPRRGRTGRPPTRTDPKSESRIPLILSLDIYVPRDERFGHLKMSDFLTYALKSIVQFILPELHALFDGTPNEFDSFEDVLRLYEGGIKLPQGPLFKALTAAIPLEMIRELLRTDGEGILRFPTPLVIKDSKTAWRTDEEFAREMLAGVNPIIISRLQEFPPKSKLDPEAYGNQNSTITAEHIEDKLDGLTVDEAMNNNKLFILNHHDVIIPYLRRINTTITKAYASRTLLFLQDNGSLKPLAIELSLPHPDGDQFGVTSKVYTPSDQGVESSIWQLAKAYVAVNDVGVHQLISHWLNTHAVIEPFVIATNRQLSVLHPIHKLLYPHFRDTMNINALARQILVNAGGVLESTVFQSKFAMEMSAVVYKDWVFPDQALPADLVKRGVAVEDSSSPHGVRLLIEDYPYAVDGLEIWSAIKSWVTDYCSFYYGSDEEILKDNELQAWWKELREVGHGDKKNEPWWPEMKTPQELIDSCTTIIWIASALHAAVNFGQYPYAGYLPNRPTVSRRFMPEPGTPEYEELKRNPDKAFLKTITAQLQTLLGVSLVEILSRHTTDEIYLGQRESPEWTKDKEPLAAFDRFGKKLTDIEKQIIQRNGDNILTNRSGPVNAPYTLLFPTSEGGLTGKGIPNSVSI is encoded by the exons ATGTTAGGCCAAATTGTGGGTGGACTATTTGGTCCCCCTGATGGCTCAAAGAAACTTAAAGGAACTGTGGTGATGATGAACAAAAATGCTCTAGGGTTTACTGATCTTGCTGGTTCTTTGACTGATACAGTCTCTGATGTCCTTGGCCAAAAGGtttcttttcaattaattagttctGTTCAAGGTGATCCTA CAAATGGTTTACAAGGGAAGCACAGCAATCCAGCCTACTTGGAGAACTCTCTCTTTACTCTACCACCATTAACAGCAGATGAAACATCCTTTGGTGTCACATTTGATTGGAATGAGGAGTTTGGAGTTCCAGGTGCATTTATCATCAAAAATACGCATATCAATGAGTTCTTTCTCAAGTCACTCACACTTGAAGATGTGCCTAATCATGGCAAGGTCCATTTTGTTTGCAATTCTTGGGTTTATCCTTCTTTTAGTTACAAGTCAGATCGCATTTTCTTTGTAAATCAG CCATATCTCCCAAGTAAAACACCAGAGCTTTTGCGAAGATACAGAGAAAATGAATTGCTAACATTAAGAGGAGATGGAACTGGAAAGCGCGAGGCGTGGGATAGGATTTATGACTATGATATCTACAATGACTTGGGTAATCCTGATGAAGGTAAAGAAAATGTTAGAACTACCTTAGGAGGTTCTGCTGAGTACCCGTATCCTCGGAGAGGAAGAACTGGTAGACCACCAACACGAACAG ATCCTAAAAGTGAAAGCAGGATTCCTCTTATTCTGAGCTTAGACATCTATGTACCGAGAGACGAGCGTTTTGGTCACTTGAAGATGTCAGACTTCCTAACATATGCTTTGAAATCCATTGTTCAATTCATCCTCCCTGAATTACATGCCCTGTTTGATGGTACCCCTAACGAGTTCGATAGTTTTGAGGATGTACTTAGACTATATGAAGGAGGGATCAAACTTCCTCAAGGACCTTTATTTAAGGCTCTCACTGCTGCTATACCTCTGGAGATGATAAGAGAACTCCTTCGAACAGACGGTGAAGGAATATTGAGATTTCCAACTCCTCTAGTGATTAAAG ATAGTAAAACCGCATGGAGGACTGATGAAGAATTCGCAAGAGAAATGCTAGCTGGAGTTAATCCTATCATAATTAGTAGACTTCAA GAATTTCCTCCAAAAAGCAAGCTAGATCCCGAAGCATATGGAAATCAAAACAGTACAATTACTGCAGAACACATAGAGGATAAGCTGGATGGACTAACGGTTGATGAG GCGATGAACAATAATAAACTTTTCATATTGAACCATCATGATGTGATTATACCATATTTGAGGAGGATAAACACTACAATAACGAAAGCATATGCCTCGAGAACTTTGCTCTTCTTGCAAGATAATGGATCTTTGAAGCCACTAGCAATTGAATTGAGTTTGCCACATCCAGATGGAGATCAATTTGGTGTTACTAGCAAAGTGTATACTCCAAGTGATCAAGGTGTTGAGAGCTCTATCTGGCAATTGGCCAAAGCTTATGTTGCGGTGAATGACGTTGGTGTTCATCAACTAATTAGCCATTG GTTGAATACTCATGCAGTGATCGAGCCATTTGTGATTGCAACAAACAGGCAACTAAGTGTGCTTCACCCTATTCATAAGCTTCTATATCCTCATTTCCGGGACACAATGAATATTAATGCTTTGGCAAGACAAATCCTAGTCAATGCTggtggagttcttgagagtacAGTTTTTCAATCCAAATTTGCCATGGAAATGTCAGCTGTCGTTTACAAAGATTGGGTTTTCCCTGATCAAGCCCTTCCGGCTGATCTTGTTAAGAG GGGAGTAGCAGTTGAGGACTCGAGTTCTCCTCATGGTGTTCGTTTACTGATAGAGGACTATCCATACGCTGTTGATGGCTTAGAAATATGGTCTGCAATCAAAAGTTGGGTGACAGACTACTGCAGTTTCTACTATGGATCGGATGAAGAGATTCTGAAAGACAATGAACTACAAGCCTGGTGGAAGGAACTCCGAGAAGTGGGACATGGGGACAAGAAAAATGAACCATGGTGGCCTGAAATGAAAACACCACAAGAGTTAATCGATTCGTGTACCACCATCATATGGATAGCTTCTGCACTTCATGCAGCAGTTAATTTCGGGCAATATCCTTATGCAGGTTATCTCCCAAATCGCCCCACAGTAAGTCGAAGATTCATGCCTGAACCAGGAACTCCTGAATATGAAGAGCTAAAGAGAAACCCCGATAAGGCATTCTTGAAAACAATCACAGCTCAGTTACAAACATTGCTTGGTGTTTCCCTCGTAGAGATATTGTCAAGGCATACTACAGATGAGATTTACCTCGGACAACGAGAGTCTCCTGAATGGACAAAGGACAAAGAACCACTTGCTGCTTTCGACAGATTTGGAAAGAAGTTGACAGACATTGAAAAACAGATTATACAGAGGAATGGTGACAACATATTGACAAACAGATCAGGCCCCGTTAACGCTCCGTATACGTTGCTTTTCCCAACAAGTGAAGGTGGACTTACAGGCAAAGGAATTCCCAACAGTGTGTCAATATAG